Proteins encoded within one genomic window of Agelaius phoeniceus isolate bAgePho1 chromosome 9, bAgePho1.hap1, whole genome shotgun sequence:
- the LOC129123359 gene encoding neuropeptide Y receptor type 4-2, producing MNKTRAVNDVFHFLISKNWSSSRSFPMNISNQCMNITDLTVFLATSYSLETVLGIVGNICLIAVIARQKEKANVTNILISNLIISDLFMCLVCLPFTVVYTMMDYWIFGEVMCKMTSFTQCTTVTVSILSLVLIALERHQLIINPTGWRPNTSQAYLGIGVIWTLACLMSLPFLTTSILSNELYEQLSHFMNFSTDKAICINSWPSEQHKLIYTTTLLLLQYCIPLFFIILCYLRIYLRLQKRKDMFEKSEYSNRAVQLRRINILLASMVAAFAVCWLPLHVFNTIVDWNYKIISPCHHNLIFSLCHLVAMASTCVNPVIYGFLNSNFKKEVKSLILSCQHNSVTASMEEYDHLPLSTMQTEISKGSLMLNCRHNSI from the coding sequence ATGAATAAGACAAGGGCTGTTAATGATGTTTTTCATTTCCTGATCAGCAAGAACTGGAGCTCAAGCCGAAGCTTTCCTATGAACATTTCTAATCAGTGCATGAACATCACTGACCTTACTGTCTTTCTGGCCACCTCCTACAGCTTGGAGACTGTTCTGGGCATTGTGGGAAACATCTGTCTGATTGCTGTCATTGCCAGGCAGAAGGAAAAGGCAAATGTCACCAATATCCTAATTTCCAACTTAATAATTTCAGACTTGTTTATGTGTCTCGTCTGCCTGCCTTTCACCGTTGTTTACACTATGATGGACTACTGGATATTTGGAGAAGTCATGTGCAAAATGACCTCTTTCACTCAGTGCACAACTGTGACAGTGTCAATCCTTTCCCTTGTCCTTATTGCTCTGGAAAGACACCAGCTCATCATAAACCCAACTGGCTGGAGGCCAAATACCTCCCAAGCCTACCTAGGAATTGGAGTGATTTGGACTTTAGCATGTCTCATGTCCCTACCCTTTCTGACCACATCCATCTTGTCTAACGAGTTGTATGAGCAGCTCTCACACTTCATGAATTTTTCCACTGATAAGGCAATATGTATCAACTCGTGGCCTTCTGAGCAACACAAACTTATCTACACTACCACTTTACTGCTCTTGCAATATTGCATCCCTCTGTTCTTCATCATCCTTTGCTACCTGCGAATCTACTTACGCCTGCAGAAGAGGAAGGACATGTTTGAGAAGAGCGAGTACAGCAACCGAGCGGTCCAGCTGAGAAGGATAAACATCTTGCTAGCATCCATGgttgctgcttttgctgtttgCTGGCTACCACTGCATGTTTTCAACACCATCGTGGACTGGAATTACAAAATCATTTCGCCTTGCCACCACAACCTGATCTTCTCATTGTGCCACCTGGTAGCTATGGCTTCTACCTGTGTCAACCCTGTTATCTATGGTTTCCTAAACAGCAACTTCAAAAAAGAAGTGAAGTCACTGATTCTAAGCTGCCAGCATAATTCAGTAACTGCCTCAATGGAAGAATATGATCATTTGCCTTTATCCACCATGCAGACTGAAATTTCCAAGGGGTCACTGATGTTGAACTGTAGGCACAATTCTATCTAA